Genomic DNA from Anguilla anguilla isolate fAngAng1 chromosome 17, fAngAng1.pri, whole genome shotgun sequence:
AGCTTTGATTTCCAATAGCTGTGCAGACAGGACAGGGGCACCCTGAAGGGAAGAGGGAAAACCAACCAGATGTGATGCACGGCTGACCTCTAGATGAGAGATGGTTGTATTACACCTTGTAGCCACCAATCTCTCTCAGAATACGGAAAAAGACACCTAATGAGTTTAACATGCTTCCATACGGAAGAGGACTAGGGTCacatgtgaaatttttttttgagttctgactttaaagtcagaactcaaaaaaaaaaattgcacgtggccctaatcctcttccgtacttccattttcttaaaaaaatttaaaattttttaaaaaagtctaGGAGATGGAAAGCTCGTAAAATaaaggtgttgttttttttggattaaACTGAAAATACGCTAACTGATTCCCTACATGTTTTGGAAGGTAACTAAGatattcaaatgatttaaatcaggggtgcacaactagGGCCGATCCGTTTCCGGaatttgtgccaacttctgctcttaattatttaattcattcaatCATACACTTATCTGACATTGTATAGTCCTGGATAAGTACCAGCTACAGTCGCAGACTGCAAGTGCATCCTAAATATTTCACTGTACttaagtacaggagtgaaccggTTTAGTTTACGCTGAGCTAttagaaaactaaaactaaggtaattagctggaacaaaaaccagcacataTACCTGTCCACCCCTTATTTGATTGTGGCCTAGCCTTGGTAGCACACCAGattagctaaataaataaataaactaaacttgAAATGGAAAACCTATTGcgagaaagacaaaaaacatgttgcagagCAAGGTTATGGGGAAtgaaaaagcagcagcagcagcgtggaTTATTGACTATAAGGAATTGGATTTAAAGTTGTTGGTAGGCCTAGTTACTTCTTGACTGACCGAGAGACGTTTCTGCTTAGCTTGCCTGTATATCTGTAGGCTAATTAACTACACACttgcaattatttaatttggcaGAATTGTCTAGCCTACGTATTGCAGCTCAACCTTTGAAATTTAAGATTGAACACGACATCagagttatttaaaaaaaacaaatcttaaaaaaataaaataaaataaaataatcaatttccAACCATCACAACCTAATAGGTCAGAAGGCCTTAAACAATTGTGAAGAATTGCTAATAGGCTTGATATTTTAACAAATCCATTGACGTTGGAACGCgtgaaaatgtaacaaaagaACACAGATTCTATTGGTCTGTCAGTGTCAATTTCAAGATAGTGTATTTCGACTCGCGCGATCCGTGTAAAGACCAGAGACGGTAAAGACTGATCGtaaaaaaagcaacagcaaaACTTTAAGATGTTTTGGAAACAAAtggggaaatgtattttctttctttttgttgcaCATAAATTGATTACTTTAAGTGCGTGCCTTGAGTCGGCAGACATTAAAACTTTAGCTACAGCACGTGATTTGAAGGCAAACGGCCACTTAAATGGAGGGTACCACGTTTATACTAAAAAGGACGGTAAGTTCAGCCCAAGGTTTGGGAGACTCGTGGTTGGCCGCACAGCATTGAGCTACCGCAACAAAGTCGGCCTGGATGTTGCAAGAGAAGACGGCCTGTACAAGAAATTCAGCGGCTATGGCGAAAATGAAGAACGAGTGGAGAACGGGAAACGGGCAGGTCTAGGTCCAGCTAACGCAACTGGGCAGTCTTATCAGCAGGTATTTGTGCCTCAGAACTTCAGTCGAACCCTGAAAAATTCGGAAGCAAACACAGAATCGCCGGGGAAGGCAGCCCGAGAAGGGAGTCCAGATCAAAGCGACAATGTCAGCACGAAGGGCTGGTCCTCTCAATCGAACGGTTGTACTCTTGGGGAAATCAACTCAAGGAGCACGGATAACATCAAGTCTTCTGGATCAGTGAAGTACCAGGCTGGATATCAGTCGGATTCAGCCCTCCCTGGTGAACAGCAGGAACCTTTGATTTGTCGGTCTTTGTTATCAATGCCGAATTTTGACGTAGCCTAAAGatgtattatttcttttttaatttattttttcctgaagcTAAGGATTTATGGTGTTTTTCATGCTGAACCCTGTCGTTGTTGCATGCTCTTTCAGGTGTAGAGGAAGGAAGATTGTCTCAAGGGGAGGTCACAGGCATTTTTCCTGGTTCTGGCTCTCCGGTAAATGAGCTCTGGCTGCGGACGATGGCCTTGGTGCAGTGTGGGTACAACAACATGAGTCTCACCGTCAGAAAAAGTGAATCGGCGCGCCTCATGATAGATCAAGGTAAGATTTCAGAGGTGGATATATAGAGTTTTTCCAACATGTTTGTAATGTAGGAACCTTGTACAAACTGGGGTGCTTTGAGACTGCAGCAGCATGTGCCTAGCCATAGAGTCCTTGCATGGCCCATGCATGAATGCTTTTCATGTGGGCTTGATTCAGATGGACATAACTGTGGTATAGAAACTGTAAACTTGCATtgattttttattctttcatggGTGGGCCAGCCAATGCCTTTCCGCAGTGGCTCTGTAGTGGGTGAAGTTTTGCTATCATGGACATCAGTTGGTGGAGAGGCGGgagagcctcccccccccccccccccccccccccccatttccctccCCAATCGGCCTCCATCCAGTGCCACTGAGCTAGGCTCCCTTTGCTTCTTACGAGTGATTTAGATTGACCAAACCTGTTTAACCTGCATAAGGACACTCTGTTGCAGAACTGACAATCCCATTTAACGGTCTCCCTCACAGGACagacaccccccctctctctgtcgcaGCTGCCCTCTCTCTGTGGCTACTCTGTGAAGACCACATGGAGGGACCTGGTCTTCACGGCTTTCTATGATGGCTGTCATGTCAGGCAAGAGGTACACCCACAGCCCCCTAAAACCCTGCCCCTATACCGCCTATCAGTATGACTCTCAGTATATGTCAGATGAGAGGTAGCACAGACAGTATGGGTCTCGCTGGCTAGTTACTGTCCAGTCTTGTGGTTAAACTGAACTAagtgcagaaatgaaaatgcCCCAAATATTCACAGAAAACCCATCATCTCTtcctattcccccccccccccccatttttttctctctctctgtcaggatGGGAGTCATGTCTTGTCGTTGATTTGGTGGGGGACCCCTGTGAGGATGTCCTGCCCTATCCTGCCGGcccccacacccctctccctctgttgcAACCCCTTTGGCATGACTGTAACAGTTGGGGGGAACGGGTCTGCGGCTGACATTGGAGTCGACAGTAAGTTTGCGCAGGTTGTGATTTTGCGTTTGACCCCTTGCTGGAATTAAGTGTGtgttggggagagggggtgatTAGGTTGGGAAGTGTTCACTGTAGAGGCTGTAGACtgagtgtttgggggggggggggggggggggggggggggggggtggtggtcgCTGTAGAGTGCCCCACCACCTCAAAGTTTACCATCCTGTGTCTCCCTCTTGCAGTGGGGTATGAGTGGAGGTCCTTGGCATCAGTGGCTCAGCAGTGTGGGTACATCGTGGAGGTGAACCCTGGGAAGCTGGTCATCTCTGTCCCCTTTAACACCTGCGGAGTCGCTTTTAAGGTTGGTTATGGCCAGAGGGACAATTTAAAATAGTAAATCATCTTTGTAAGAGACTAAACTAGGAATGAGCTAAtctttgtgtgagcatgtgttttgtggtaatttattcattaaaattatgcatattgggtgtctgtgtgtgtctgtggtgtgtaaaTGGTTTTATATTTCTCTCCTAGGATGGGAAGTACATCCTGTCCCTTCAGTCAGGAGAAAAGGAGAGTGCCTTCTCCTGTCCAGCTCCACCTTCTACCCAATTGCCTTCTTCCCCCCCTCTTCTGTCCACATATTCCTATCCCCCACTCAACCCCGCCCCTCTGACGCCACCCCCTGCTCCCAGTCCCAATACCGCCGGCCCTCCTTCCATCCCTGAGCACACCCCCAAATTCCCCATGTTTTTCTGGCATCAGCCCCACTACCCTGCTGCCATTCCCCCATATCAAACCGCCCACAATCCTAACCCTGTAGACTCTCCACACCTCTCCCACAGAGTGCCTGTTCTCTACCCTCAGCGCCCCCAAAATCCCCTCACTCATCCCGAGGATCCCCCTCTTCCCTATCGTCCAGTGTACCCCCCGAAACCCGCTTCTACCTCCCGTACCCCTCAAATTCCTGTTGACCCctcgtttgtgattcctgtctTGCACTCACATGAACCCCCTAATCTTCACGCCAACCCCACAGCTCGAACCCTCGTTCCTGACGACTGTGAGACCCGTGACCCCACCTCCGCTAGGCCACCGCCCCCCTTGCATCCAGTCACGGGCCcgtctccccctgctggtcctcCAGTCCCTTTCCCGTATTATGATTTAGTGTCCCAGCTTCGTCCTCACAACTCACAAAATCCAAACAACCACTTTAATACTCACTCACTGCCTATGACTCCCGCTGTCCGtccatctcctcttcctcctcctcctcttcctccctcttatCAACACAGCCGCCTGAACCAGCACCTGCTGCACCCATCTATGGACTCCTTACAGAAGCCTCATGGTCCAATTAAatccccccctcaccctttGCCCTTCCTCCCACATCACCACAGAAACCCTTCCTTTAACCGTGCAAAGTATCCCCATCCAGTACATCCCTGCCCAGCAGGGTCTCGTCTAAAATCATCTGTGTCCCCAGTTTCTCTCACCCTGCCACTGGCTGGCCCCCAGGtccctcccttcttcccccTGCCATCCTTAACCTGTAAACCGAAAAAAATGACCATCACTCTACCTTCTGCTCACCCGGCCTCCATTGAAGTCGAAGGTAGGTGTGCGGTTGTGCGGTTTATCCAAGGTCACCTGTGCCATTTGGCTTGACATGCATTTAACACATTGCCCAGTGACATGGATCGATCTCTAACTGCCACGAGTGTGTGTGATCGGTGAAACTGCGGCGTTGCACGTAATGCATGAGCCAAGGAACAAAtagcctcattggacatggggCAAACTGCTGCATTAAGTTATTAATCGTACATTTCACATTCTGTATGCTTAAGGCAGAAAATAGCCTGAACATTTATGCAACAGTCTGTACTATAAGCACTGACGCCGGAATGCTCTGGCAgatcagagagtcagagagtggATTCCTTTTGGCAGCACTGATCCTGATTGCTCCTATACGTTGTACATCGGGGAGCTGGGAGTTTTGActttctcctcacctctccctgcctGCTACAGTTGCACCTTGGTAAGTATCCCTGCAACCAGGCAGTGAGCCTGGATTGGATATTTGTATCCAGTAAGCTAAGGATGGGTAAGCTGGTCTGAGGCCCTGTTTCAGAAAGCAGGATTGCAGAGCTGGATAACTGCTTTGACCCAGAATCCTCCCAAATTTgtaacatggactgaagtaaaaaagagccattccaggttttactcagtgcagttattctGCTAACTCTGTAAttgtgctttgtgaaatactcCCCTTGATTTCCTGTTGGGGGCATTAATCACTTTGACACCTAACTCTGGCTGTTTTGAAGTGTATGGCCCCAGCCACTGATCCTGCATCAGGTATTTACTATTGTTTAACGTGGTGTTTGATGTGGATCAGGGTGAACTTGGCTAAACTGACTCAGAGTCTGGTGTCAGGTGCAGTGAGTATTTGTAACTGTTGGACCTGCAGATGGTGTACATTAACCAGTCTTTCTCCtgcccccacccgccccccactAGTCCCCCTCTGTCCTGTCTCTGCATGTGAGGTACTGGGACATAGCACTTCAGCAGTTGCAGATTTTGGATTTAAAGTGTCTGTATTCACCTGGCTCCACCACGCAGTCTCCAGCCACAGAACATCCTACAGCCTACAAGCCTCAGGTCTATTGTATGGCTGATCACATGAGTGTGAGACTGCCACCTGGTGTGTGGGATGTCTTTGTTCAgggtaagtgcgtgtgtgtgtatatgccaTCTTACCTGAATGGATCCAAATGTTCTTTGTGTTTCAGTAATGGGCAAGTTTCACTGAATTGCATATAGATAGGATTGTGTGCAACATGCATATTAACTATAttataatgaatacatttggtCGAtgcctttttctgtgttgatgtGGAAGTGCAGTTTGGAGGGAGTGAAGGCTAGTAATGGGCTTGGTGTCCTGTGCAACTCCACAGACATAAAGGGGAATGAGATCAGGCTGCTGGAAACcccagaggattgtgggtatgCAGTGAGGAAGCATGGTGGTGATGGCACCATTCTGACCTTCCCCTTTACATCTTGTCACATGACTAATCAGGTCAGTAATTGCCTTGGGTCACTGCCGGGTTTTTTCCGCTTTGTACCgtataaatataatacaagGCGTATGCAATTTTGTGTTGGGGAAAATAATATATGATTTGGTGAGGAtg
This window encodes:
- the LOC118216148 gene encoding uncharacterized protein LOC118216148 translates to MFWKQMGKCIFFLFVAHKLITLSACLESADIKTLATARDLKANGHLNGGYHVYTKKDGKFSPRFGRLVVGRTALSYRNKVGLDVAREDGLYKKFSGYGENEERVENGKRAGLGPANATGQSYQQVFVPQNFSRTLKNSEANTESPGKAAREGSPDQSDNVSTKGWSSQSNGCTLGEINSRSTDNIKSSGSVKYQAGYQSDSALPGVEEGRLSQGEVTGIFPGSGSPVNELWLRTMALVQCGYNNMSLTVRKSESARLMIDQGQTPPLSLSQLPSLCGYSVKTTWRDLVFTAFYDGCHVRQEDGSHVLSLIWWGTPVRMSCPILPAPTPLSLCCNPFGMTVTVGGNGSAADIGVDMGYEWRSLASVAQQCGYIVEVNPGKLVISVPFNTCGVAFKDGKYILSLQSGEKESAFSCPAPPSTQLPSSPPLLSTYSYPPLNPAPLTPPPAPSPNTAGPPSIPEHTPKFPMFFWHQPHYPAAIPPYQTAHNPNPVDSPHLSHRVPVLYPQRPQNPLTHPEDPPLPYRPVYPPKPASTSRTPQIPVDPSFVIPVLHSHEPPNLHANPTARTLVPDDCETRDPTSARPPPPLHPVTGPSPPAGPPVPFPYYDLVSQLRPHNSQNPNNHFNTHSLPMTPAVRPSPLPPPPLPPSYQHSRLNQHLLHPSMDSLQKPHGPIKSPPHPLPFLPHHHRNPSFNRAKYPHPVHPCPAGSRLKSSVSPVSLTLPLAGPQVPPFFPLPSLTCKPKKMTITLPSAHPASIEVEDQRVREWIPFGSTDPDCSYTLYIGELGVLTFSSPLPACYSCTLSPSVLSLHVRYWDIALQQLQILDLKCLYSPGSTTQSPATEHPTAYKPQVYCMADHMSVRLPPGVWDVFVQDIKGNEIRLLETPEDCGYAVRKHGGDGTILTFPFTSCHMTNQDQKHTFGIKVLSKLGSQVQWLSCPLATPISKQDCGFPGDARRLCGPGCGPVGQGPCPDSGPCYLPTHGYMADGGAAHSEESPSIQTDGPVGVYLKIATDQNYTSYYLKSSQKFQNHMGRPLFLELGLVNAPDPGLALLVHYCLAYSISEQTPWIIYHSCPYPPQPPLPVPPSPVRKLTISTFEHLPPRVPFSPDEEIHFWCSTEVCSPSQRTCMEGCTI